In Brevundimonas subvibrioides, a genomic segment contains:
- a CDS encoding biotin--[acetyl-CoA-carboxylase] ligase, producing MTPPIDLLDEIDSTNAEARRRAEAGETVARWIVARRQSAGRGRRGREWNSDTGNLFATLLTLTHKAPAEAVQVTFVAALAVADLLDAFAVPGSVSIKWPNDVMLAGDKAAGILIESGAHDSGALWLAIGIGVNLAHAPEGTERPATCLASHLRSDIACPPSIDAAASVLAEAFAVWQARWESLGFQPILDAWIARTGGLDGPCVARLGHETVEGTADGVAPDGALRLRTADGQLRLISAGDVFFGVAA from the coding sequence GTGACGCCGCCCATTGATCTGCTGGACGAGATCGATTCCACCAACGCCGAGGCACGCCGCCGCGCCGAGGCTGGCGAAACCGTAGCCCGGTGGATCGTCGCCCGTCGACAGTCCGCCGGACGCGGGCGGCGCGGGCGCGAATGGAACAGCGACACCGGCAACCTGTTCGCCACCCTGCTGACCCTGACCCACAAGGCCCCGGCCGAGGCGGTGCAGGTGACCTTCGTCGCGGCGCTCGCCGTCGCCGACCTGCTGGATGCCTTCGCCGTGCCCGGATCGGTCAGTATCAAATGGCCCAATGACGTAATGCTCGCGGGCGACAAGGCCGCCGGCATCCTGATCGAGTCCGGTGCGCACGATTCCGGCGCGCTGTGGCTGGCCATCGGCATCGGCGTGAACCTGGCCCATGCGCCCGAGGGGACCGAACGACCCGCGACCTGTCTGGCCAGCCACCTGCGCTCCGATATCGCCTGTCCGCCGTCCATTGACGCCGCCGCGAGCGTGCTCGCCGAGGCCTTTGCCGTCTGGCAGGCGCGCTGGGAAAGCCTGGGCTTCCAGCCCATCCTCGACGCCTGGATTGCGCGCACCGGGGGGCTGGACGGCCCCTGTGTCGCCCGGCTGGGTCATGAGACGGTCGAGGGGACCGCCGATGGCGTGGCCCCGGACGGGGCCCTCCGCCTGCGCACGGCCGATGGTCAGCTGCGGCTGATCTCGGCGGGCGATGTCTTTTTTGGAGTGGCTGCCTGA
- a CDS encoding type III pantothenate kinase, giving the protein MMLLAIEQGNTNTLFAVHDGEAWIAQWRTATEASRTADEYAVWLTQLLAMRHIALTSLTGCIISSVVPQSIFNLRNLARRYLSVEPLVIGDNVELGIPVRIRKPSEAGADRLVNAIGAHLIYRGDLIVIDSGTATTFDIVAADGAFEGGAIAPGINLSLQALHEAAAMLPRIAIQRPDTVIGKDTVSNMQSGVFWGYVSLIEGMVARIKAEWGAPMTVVGTGGVASLFEGATNSIDRFDPDLTIRGLLEIWRRNTHLTDT; this is encoded by the coding sequence CTGATGCTTCTCGCCATCGAACAGGGCAATACGAACACGCTGTTCGCGGTCCATGACGGCGAGGCCTGGATCGCTCAGTGGCGCACGGCGACCGAGGCCAGCCGCACCGCCGACGAGTATGCCGTCTGGCTGACGCAGCTGCTGGCGATGCGCCACATCGCGCTGACGTCCCTGACCGGCTGCATCATCTCCAGCGTCGTGCCCCAGTCGATCTTCAACCTGAGAAACCTCGCCCGGCGCTATCTGTCGGTCGAGCCCCTGGTCATCGGCGACAATGTCGAGCTGGGCATTCCCGTGCGGATCAGGAAACCCAGCGAGGCGGGTGCGGATCGGCTGGTCAATGCGATCGGCGCGCATCTGATCTATCGCGGCGACCTGATCGTCATCGACTCAGGCACCGCCACCACCTTCGACATCGTCGCCGCCGACGGGGCGTTCGAGGGCGGGGCGATCGCACCCGGCATCAACCTCAGCCTTCAGGCCCTGCACGAGGCGGCGGCCATGCTGCCGCGTATCGCCATCCAGAGGCCCGACACCGTGATCGGCAAGGACACCGTGTCCAATATGCAGTCCGGGGTCTTCTGGGGTTATGTCAGCCTGATCGAGGGCATGGTCGCCCGCATCAAGGCGGAGTGGGGGGCACCCATGACCGTCGTCGGCACAGGCGGCGTGGCCAGCCTGTTCGAAGGCGCGACGAATTCCATCGACCGGTTCGATCCGGACCTGACCATCCGCGGCCTGCTCGAAATCTGGCGCCGCAATACCCATCTGACGGACACATGA
- a CDS encoding ribonuclease J — MTKIKANDELVYLPLGGSGEVGMNLNCYGYGPEDDRQWIIVDVGVTFGDQSTPGVDIIVPDPAFLEGETIRGILLTHAHEDHIGALPWLWERMKAPLYATPFTAFLIREKLRDRGLRDVKIIEVPMGGHVDLGPFSVDFITMTHSIAEPNGLKIATPLGTVFHTGDWKLDPNPIIGKPTDIAAITRMGDEGLLAMVCDSTNVFVEGEAGSELEAQDGLIELIGSLKTGRIAVGCFASNVARMVSVIKAADKAGRRVALAGRSMHRITAAAKHVGLFNDSRAILSEDEARHWPADEILYLCTGSQGEDRAALSRVADGSHPFIKLGLGDHCIFSSRIIPGNELAIAELQDRLADRGVRLYTEKDHPGIHVSGHPCRDEMRQMYAWARPRISVPTHGMRRHLMEHAALARDLGVPETVTPRNGDLVRLAPGVAAIIDEVPNGRLYVDGGMVVTEKGEALRERRHASTNGVLVVSFAMDKRGKIVSDIDVRGIGLPGDEVTPLGDALDDLAERVEQAVNSLKGEARHDDMVVEQAVGRVLKKASQQIWDRRPIVETVILRL; from the coding sequence ATGACAAAAATCAAAGCGAACGACGAACTCGTCTACCTGCCGCTGGGCGGCTCGGGCGAGGTCGGTATGAACCTCAACTGCTATGGCTACGGCCCCGAAGACGACCGCCAGTGGATCATCGTCGACGTCGGCGTGACCTTCGGCGACCAGTCCACGCCCGGCGTCGACATCATCGTGCCCGACCCCGCCTTCCTCGAAGGCGAGACCATCCGCGGCATCCTGCTGACCCATGCGCACGAAGACCACATCGGGGCCCTGCCGTGGCTGTGGGAGCGGATGAAGGCCCCGCTCTACGCCACGCCCTTCACCGCCTTCCTGATCCGCGAGAAGCTGCGGGACCGGGGTCTGCGCGACGTCAAGATCATCGAGGTGCCCATGGGCGGCCATGTCGATCTGGGCCCGTTCTCGGTGGACTTCATCACCATGACCCACTCGATCGCCGAGCCGAACGGGCTGAAGATCGCGACCCCGCTGGGCACGGTCTTCCACACCGGCGACTGGAAGCTGGATCCCAACCCCATCATCGGCAAGCCCACCGACATCGCCGCCATCACCCGGATGGGCGACGAGGGCCTGCTGGCCATGGTCTGCGATTCGACCAACGTCTTCGTCGAGGGCGAGGCCGGGTCGGAGCTTGAGGCCCAGGACGGTCTGATCGAACTGATCGGCTCGCTGAAAACCGGCCGTATCGCCGTCGGCTGCTTCGCCTCCAACGTCGCCCGCATGGTCAGCGTCATCAAGGCGGCGGACAAGGCGGGCCGTCGCGTGGCCCTGGCCGGTCGCTCGATGCACCGGATCACGGCGGCGGCGAAACACGTCGGCCTGTTCAATGACTCCAGGGCCATCCTGTCCGAAGACGAGGCCCGTCACTGGCCGGCCGACGAGATCCTGTATCTGTGCACCGGCAGCCAGGGCGAGGACCGGGCGGCCCTGTCGCGCGTCGCCGACGGATCGCATCCCTTCATCAAACTGGGTCTGGGCGACCACTGCATCTTCTCGTCGCGGATCATTCCGGGCAACGAACTGGCTATCGCCGAGCTTCAGGATCGCCTCGCCGACCGGGGCGTGCGCCTCTATACCGAGAAGGATCATCCGGGCATCCACGTCTCGGGCCACCCGTGCCGCGACGAGATGCGGCAGATGTATGCCTGGGCCCGGCCGCGCATCTCGGTCCCGACCCACGGCATGCGCCGCCACTTGATGGAGCACGCCGCCCTGGCCCGCGATCTGGGCGTGCCCGAGACGGTCACGCCCCGGAACGGCGACCTGGTGCGACTGGCCCCCGGCGTCGCCGCCATCATCGACGAAGTGCCCAACGGTCGTCTGTATGTCGACGGCGGCATGGTGGTCACGGAGAAGGGCGAGGCCCTGCGCGAGCGTCGCCACGCCTCGACCAATGGCGTGCTGGTCGTCAGCTTCGCCATGGACAAGCGCGGCAAGATCGTCTCAGACATCGACGTGCGCGGCATCGGCCTGCCGGGCGACGAGGTCACGCCGCTGGGCGACGCTCTGGATGACCTCGCCGAACGGGTCGAACAGGCCGTCAACAGCCTGAAGGGCGAGGCGAGGCATGACGACATGGTCGTCGAACAGGCCGTCGGTCGGGTGCTGAAGAAGGCCAGCCAGCAAATCTGGGACCGCCGCCCGATCGTCGAGACGGTGATCCTGAGGCTGTGA
- the mce gene encoding methylmalonyl-CoA epimerase has product MIGRLNHIGVATPSIEASVALYRDLLGATRAGEPFDLPAQGVRVCFIDLPNSQIELIEPLGEDSPIHGFLAKNPKGGQHHVCFEVEDILIARDALRAKGATLLGTGEPRIGAHGTPILFLHPKDMGGVLIELMETPGEAH; this is encoded by the coding sequence ATGATCGGCAGACTGAACCATATCGGTGTCGCGACGCCCTCGATCGAGGCCAGCGTCGCCCTGTATCGCGACCTGCTGGGGGCCACACGGGCGGGCGAGCCGTTCGATCTGCCGGCCCAGGGCGTGCGCGTCTGTTTCATCGACCTGCCCAACAGCCAGATCGAGCTGATCGAGCCGCTGGGCGAAGACAGCCCGATCCACGGCTTTCTCGCGAAGAATCCGAAGGGCGGTCAGCACCACGTCTGTTTCGAGGTCGAGGATATCCTGATCGCCCGCGACGCCCTGCGAGCGAAGGGCGCGACCCTGCTCGGCACCGGCGAGCCGCGCATCGGAGCCCACGGTACGCCCATCCTGTTCCTGCATCCGAAAGACATGGGCGGCGTCCTGATCGAACTGATGGAAACCCCCGGGGAGGCCCACTGA
- a CDS encoding DUF1467 family protein, with product MPIGPMTMFAIYIVVWWVVLFGILPLGTSAETHEPPTDGSQWGAPKTPNLKRKFITTTWVALIVWALVMFLVYIGWMPLPDLAPPAV from the coding sequence ATGCCCATCGGTCCCATGACCATGTTCGCCATCTACATCGTCGTCTGGTGGGTGGTGCTGTTCGGCATCCTGCCGCTGGGCACGTCAGCCGAGACGCACGAGCCGCCGACCGACGGCAGCCAGTGGGGCGCGCCGAAGACGCCGAACCTGAAGCGCAAGTTCATCACGACCACCTGGGTCGCCCTGATCGTCTGGGCCCTGGTGATGTTCCTCGTCTACATCGGCTGGATGCCCCTGCCGGACCTCGCGCCGCCGGCTGTCTAG
- the proS gene encoding proline--tRNA ligase encodes MRLSRFFLPTLKEAPSDAQIVSHQLMLRAGMIKQEAAGIYAWLPLGLRVLKRIEQIVREEQERAGAVEVLMPTLQLADLWRESGRYDAYGPEMLRITDRHERELLYGPTNEEMITDIFRSFVKSYKALPLNLFHIQWKFRDERRPRFGVMRGREFLMKDAYSFDIDEASARRAYNRMFVAYLNTFARMGLKAVPMRADTGPIGGDLSHEFIVLAETGESQVFCDKALVEMPAPGPDVDWNDLQAIVDGRISLYAATEEMHDAAQFEAQTAPADRLTARGIEVGHIFYFGTKYSAPMKAKVAGPDGQDTEVHMGSYGVGVSRLLGAIIEASHDDAGIIWPDAVAPFDVVVINLRANDPGVCEACEAAVEALEAAGKSVLYDDTDERPGGKFATADLIGIPWQLTIGPKGVAEGVVELKRRASGEKSTLPLDQALEHIG; translated from the coding sequence ATGCGCCTGTCGCGCTTCTTCCTGCCCACGCTCAAAGAGGCGCCCAGCGACGCCCAGATCGTCTCGCACCAGCTGATGCTGAGGGCCGGGATGATCAAGCAGGAGGCGGCCGGCATCTATGCCTGGCTGCCGCTGGGCCTGCGGGTCCTGAAGCGCATCGAGCAGATCGTCCGCGAGGAGCAGGAGCGGGCAGGGGCCGTCGAGGTTCTGATGCCGACGCTGCAACTGGCCGACCTGTGGCGCGAGTCGGGCCGCTACGACGCCTATGGCCCGGAGATGCTGCGCATCACCGACCGGCACGAGCGCGAGCTGCTGTACGGCCCCACCAACGAGGAGATGATCACCGACATCTTCCGCAGCTTCGTGAAGAGCTACAAGGCGCTGCCGCTGAACCTGTTTCACATCCAGTGGAAGTTCCGCGACGAGCGCCGGCCGCGCTTCGGCGTCATGCGCGGGCGCGAGTTCCTGATGAAGGACGCCTATTCCTTCGATATCGACGAGGCGTCGGCGCGGCGGGCCTACAACCGCATGTTCGTGGCCTATCTGAACACCTTCGCGCGGATGGGGCTGAAGGCCGTGCCGATGCGCGCCGACACGGGGCCGATCGGCGGCGACCTGAGCCACGAGTTCATCGTCCTGGCCGAGACCGGCGAAAGCCAGGTCTTCTGCGACAAGGCCCTGGTCGAGATGCCGGCCCCCGGTCCCGACGTCGACTGGAACGACCTGCAGGCCATCGTGGACGGCCGCATCTCGCTGTATGCCGCCACCGAGGAAATGCACGACGCCGCCCAGTTCGAGGCTCAGACTGCACCGGCCGATCGCCTGACCGCGCGCGGCATCGAGGTCGGGCATATCTTCTATTTCGGCACCAAATACTCCGCCCCGATGAAGGCGAAGGTCGCCGGACCCGACGGACAGGACACCGAGGTCCACATGGGCTCCTATGGTGTCGGGGTCTCCCGCCTGCTGGGGGCGATCATCGAGGCCAGCCATGACGACGCCGGGATCATCTGGCCGGACGCCGTGGCCCCGTTCGACGTGGTCGTCATCAACCTGCGCGCCAACGATCCGGGCGTCTGCGAGGCCTGCGAGGCGGCCGTCGAGGCCCTGGAGGCCGCCGGCAAGTCGGTGCTGTATGACGACACCGACGAACGGCCGGGCGGCAAGTTCGCGACCGCCGACCTGATCGGCATCCCCTGGCAGCTGACGATCGGGCCCAAGGGCGTGGCCGAGGGCGTGGTCGAGCTGAAGCGCAGGGCCTCGGGCGAGAAGTCGACCCTGCCTCTGGATCAGGCGCTGGAGCACATCGGTTGA
- a CDS encoding lipoprotein-releasing ABC transporter permease subunit, whose protein sequence is MTTTPLDAPAKPAGAFSTWEIGLALRYLRARRKEGGVATIAIISFVGIMLAVAVLISVMSIMAGFRTELLGRMLSFNGHMYVQGQVLSAPDRDAVVARLKAVPGVRSVSPLTESQALIIAGGQTTGGVVRGLRPEDLDTMQYVSSSLSAKAKASFGQGAYGGDNVLIGQALADQLGLRVGDPIQIYSPTGADSAFGNLGGLSKTYRVGGMYSSGTADYDRIFIFMPLEQAQLFFGKEGLWDVIEMKVAEPDRVGEYIAPVRAAAGPGAFVMDWRDRLAAFWGALKVERAAMSIILGLVVAIAAMNIISGIVMLVKNKGRDIAILRTIGASPASILRVFFMAGATIGVAGTLAGLTLGLLFCMNIGAIQHFLEAITGVQLFNADVYMLDAIPAEVDPADVFWVAVWSLIMSCVASLPPSWSASRIDPVEALRYE, encoded by the coding sequence TTGACCACGACGCCGCTCGACGCGCCCGCGAAACCCGCCGGGGCCTTTTCCACCTGGGAGATCGGTCTCGCGCTGCGCTACCTGCGGGCGAGGCGCAAGGAGGGCGGGGTCGCGACCATCGCCATCATCAGCTTCGTCGGCATCATGCTGGCCGTCGCGGTCCTGATCAGTGTGATGAGCATCATGGCCGGGTTCCGGACGGAACTGCTGGGCCGGATGCTGAGCTTCAACGGGCATATGTATGTCCAGGGCCAGGTGTTGAGTGCTCCGGATCGCGACGCGGTCGTCGCGCGGCTGAAGGCCGTTCCGGGCGTACGGAGCGTCAGCCCGCTGACCGAGTCCCAGGCCCTGATCATCGCCGGCGGCCAGACGACCGGCGGCGTGGTGCGCGGTCTTCGTCCCGAGGATCTGGACACCATGCAGTATGTGTCGTCCAGCCTGTCGGCCAAGGCCAAGGCCAGCTTCGGCCAGGGTGCCTATGGCGGCGACAATGTCCTGATTGGACAGGCCCTGGCCGACCAGCTGGGTCTGCGCGTCGGGGACCCGATCCAGATCTATTCGCCGACCGGCGCGGACTCGGCGTTCGGCAATCTGGGCGGTCTGTCCAAGACCTATCGCGTCGGCGGAATGTATTCGTCGGGCACCGCCGATTACGACCGCATCTTCATCTTCATGCCGCTGGAGCAGGCCCAGCTGTTCTTCGGCAAGGAAGGCCTCTGGGACGTGATCGAAATGAAGGTCGCCGAACCGGATCGGGTCGGTGAATACATCGCGCCCGTTCGCGCCGCCGCCGGACCCGGTGCCTTCGTGATGGACTGGCGCGATCGTCTGGCCGCCTTCTGGGGCGCGTTGAAGGTCGAGCGGGCGGCCATGTCGATCATCCTCGGCCTTGTCGTCGCCATCGCGGCCATGAACATCATTTCGGGCATCGTCATGCTGGTGAAGAACAAGGGACGCGACATCGCCATCCTGCGCACCATCGGGGCCAGTCCGGCGTCGATCCTTCGCGTCTTCTTCATGGCAGGCGCGACCATCGGCGTGGCGGGAACGCTGGCGGGCCTGACCTTGGGTCTGCTGTTCTGCATGAACATTGGCGCGATCCAGCATTTCCTGGAGGCCATCACGGGCGTGCAACTGTTCAACGCCGACGTTTATATGCTCGATGCCATCCCGGCCGAAGTGGATCCCGCGGACGTGTTCTGGGTCGCGGTCTGGTCGCTGATCATGAGCTGCGTGGCCAGCTTGCCGCCGTCGTGGTCCGCCTCGCGCATCGATCCGGTCGAGGCCCTGCGTTATGAGTAG
- a CDS encoding ABC transporter ATP-binding protein, with translation MSSPVLSLRGITRTYTTGQGDLTVLKGVDLDVFPGELVGLIGPSGSGKSSLLHAAGLLERPTSGEVRIDGEDVGSLDERARTRLRLSRIGFVYQFHHLLPEFDARDNVALPMRIAGYSETAARTRAEAALGSLGLAERILHQPAQMSGGEQQRVALARALANSPRLLLADEPTGNLDPTTSQTVFEALQKLVKETGVAALIATHNMELAGHMDRVFALKDGHLAERPAEGREY, from the coding sequence ATGAGTAGTCCTGTCCTCAGCCTGCGCGGGATCACCCGCACCTATACGACCGGGCAGGGCGACCTGACCGTGTTGAAGGGTGTCGACCTCGATGTCTTTCCGGGTGAACTGGTCGGGCTGATCGGGCCGTCGGGCTCGGGCAAGTCGTCGCTGCTGCATGCCGCCGGTCTGCTGGAACGGCCGACCTCGGGTGAGGTCCGGATCGACGGCGAGGATGTCGGCAGCCTCGACGAGCGGGCGCGCACGCGGCTGCGCCTGTCGCGGATCGGCTTCGTCTATCAGTTCCACCATCTGCTGCCGGAGTTCGACGCACGCGACAACGTGGCCCTGCCGATGCGGATCGCCGGCTATTCGGAGACGGCTGCCCGCACCCGTGCCGAGGCGGCCCTGGGGTCGCTGGGTCTGGCCGAGCGCATCCTGCACCAGCCGGCGCAGATGTCGGGCGGGGAGCAGCAGCGGGTGGCCCTTGCCCGCGCCCTGGCCAACAGCCCGCGCCTGCTGCTGGCCGACGAGCCGACCGGCAACCTCGACCCGACCACCAGCCAGACGGTGTTCGAGGCCCTGCAGAAATTGGTCAAGGAGACCGGCGTCGCCGCCCTGATCGCCACCCACAACATGGAGCTGGCCGGTCACATGGACCGTGTGTTCGCTCTGAAGGACGGTCATCTGGCAGAACGCCCTGCCGAGGGCCGGGAATACTGA
- the pyrE gene encoding orotate phosphoribosyltransferase produces the protein MTSEDVLDEFRSAGALREGHFVLSSGLHSPVFLQKNLVFMDARRCERLCKALAEKITATVGPVDVAISPAVGGIIPGYETARHLGVPSMYVEREGGTFKLRRGFHVEPGQKVVMVEDIVTTGLSSRECIAAIREAGGDVVAAACIVDRSGGRADVGVPLVALATLDVPAYAADALPPELAALPVEDPGSRRLSK, from the coding sequence ATGACCTCCGAAGACGTTCTCGACGAATTCCGCTCCGCCGGTGCCCTGCGCGAGGGGCATTTCGTGCTGTCCTCGGGCCTGCACAGCCCGGTCTTCCTGCAGAAGAACCTCGTCTTCATGGATGCCCGCCGTTGCGAGCGGCTCTGCAAGGCCCTGGCCGAGAAGATCACCGCCACCGTCGGGCCCGTCGATGTCGCCATCTCGCCCGCCGTGGGCGGCATCATCCCGGGATATGAGACCGCGCGTCATCTGGGCGTCCCGTCGATGTATGTCGAACGCGAGGGCGGCACATTCAAACTCCGGCGCGGCTTTCACGTCGAGCCCGGCCAGAAGGTGGTCATGGTCGAGGATATCGTGACCACGGGTCTGTCGAGCCGCGAATGCATCGCCGCCATCCGCGAGGCGGGCGGGGATGTCGTGGCCGCCGCCTGCATCGTCGACCGGTCCGGCGGTCGCGCCGACGTCGGCGTGCCCCTGGTCGCCCTGGCCACGCTGGATGTGCCGGCCTATGCCGCCGACGCCCTGCCGCCCGAACTCGCAGCCCTGCCCGTCGAGGATCCGGGCAGTCGCAGGCTGTCGAAATGA
- a CDS encoding pyridoxine 5'-phosphate synthase, giving the protein MSERVRLGVNIDHVATVRNARGGLYPDPVRAAREALEAGADGITAHLREDRRHISDADIDHLSAVLRDQDRPLNLEMAVTQEMLAIALHHRPHAVCLVPEKREERTTEGGLDVVGGHNWITPVVGRLNDAGSRVSLFIGADPAQIEAAYRTGAAVVELHTGAYCDAVRDGRPDDAERELIALKAGATQARALGLEVHAGHGIDYETVAAVAAIPEIMELNIGHFLIGEAIFVGLGPAIGRMRALMDEARAPEPAR; this is encoded by the coding sequence ATGAGCGAACGCGTCCGCCTCGGCGTCAACATCGACCACGTCGCGACCGTCCGGAACGCGCGGGGCGGCCTCTATCCCGATCCCGTCCGCGCCGCGCGGGAGGCTCTCGAGGCCGGAGCCGACGGGATCACCGCCCATCTGCGGGAGGACCGTCGCCATATCTCGGATGCCGACATCGATCATCTGTCGGCCGTGCTGCGCGATCAGGACCGCCCGCTGAACCTCGAGATGGCCGTGACGCAGGAGATGCTGGCCATCGCCCTGCATCATCGGCCCCACGCCGTATGCCTGGTGCCCGAGAAGCGCGAGGAGCGGACGACCGAGGGTGGCCTCGACGTCGTGGGCGGCCACAACTGGATCACACCCGTGGTCGGACGTCTGAACGACGCCGGGTCACGCGTATCCCTGTTCATCGGGGCCGATCCGGCCCAGATCGAAGCGGCGTACCGGACCGGCGCGGCCGTGGTGGAGCTGCACACCGGCGCCTATTGCGACGCTGTGCGCGACGGCAGGCCGGACGATGCCGAACGCGAGCTGATCGCCCTGAAGGCGGGCGCGACCCAGGCCCGGGCGCTGGGGCTGGAGGTCCACGCCGGGCATGGCATCGACTACGAGACCGTCGCCGCGGTCGCCGCGATCCCCGAGATCATGGAACTGAACATCGGCCATTTCCTGATCGGGGAGGCGATCTTCGTCGGACTGGGTCCGGCGATCGGGCGGATGCGGGCTCTGATGGACGAGGCGCGGGCACCGGAGCCTGCCCGGTGA
- the acpS gene encoding holo-ACP synthase, producing MIIGVGADLSDIRRIEASIDRFGDRFKNRCFTAIERARSERKPDAAWSYAKRFAAKEACAKALGTGMRRDVYWKDMGVVNLPSGQPTLALTGPAADHLARLTPPGHRAHIHLTLSDEHPYALAFVVIEALPMA from the coding sequence ATGATTATCGGGGTGGGTGCAGACCTGTCGGACATCCGGCGCATCGAGGCGTCGATCGATCGTTTCGGCGACCGCTTCAAGAACCGATGCTTCACCGCGATCGAACGCGCCCGGTCGGAGCGCAAGCCCGATGCGGCCTGGAGCTATGCGAAGCGGTTCGCGGCCAAGGAGGCCTGCGCCAAGGCGCTGGGCACCGGGATGCGCCGGGACGTCTACTGGAAGGACATGGGGGTGGTGAATCTGCCCTCCGGACAGCCGACCCTGGCCCTGACCGGACCGGCGGCCGACCACCTGGCGCGGTTGACGCCGCCGGGCCACAGGGCGCACATTCATCTGACGCTGTCCGACGAACACCCCTATGCACTCGCCTTCGTGGTGATCGAAGCCTTGCCGATGGCGTAA
- the lepB gene encoding signal peptidase I produces the protein MSEEIKHEPHADEAHDAVVPMPSDDAVPTPDVPVGSGEETAAPAEPAPEDHASEDHAPEHHAAEHHATEHHAPATTEEAFAASESDAPEALEAHHEGADEPEAPAEQEPAIEEPSTAPAAETDAPVEPVAAEPVTSSSAPQPIWSDQGDAPFDDHKEKIPAAARVAVRDEDEGGSAASETLEIVKTIVVALAIAFVLRVLLFQPFTIPSASMEPNLYEGDYIVVSKWTYGYSRFSSGLPVNLPLGDDRVLGRAPNRGDIVVFKLPRDDKTDYIKRVIGLPGDKIQMIANKLYINGTPVQDVTVGAAEVADVFGPRPVTEVRETLPNGKTFMTQDFGPGGDLDDTGVYEVPVGYYFMMGDNRDNSIDSRVQQSAGVGLVPDENLVGKAEIIMFSWSPGASLWNPVSWFQNIRLSRFFKILD, from the coding sequence ATGAGCGAAGAGATCAAGCACGAGCCGCACGCGGACGAAGCGCACGACGCCGTGGTTCCGATGCCGAGCGATGACGCGGTTCCGACGCCGGACGTGCCGGTCGGATCGGGCGAGGAGACCGCTGCGCCTGCGGAACCCGCACCCGAAGATCACGCGTCAGAAGATCACGCACCCGAACATCACGCCGCCGAGCATCACGCCACTGAGCATCACGCGCCCGCAACGACCGAGGAGGCCTTCGCAGCGTCCGAAAGCGACGCGCCCGAGGCCCTTGAGGCGCACCACGAGGGGGCGGACGAGCCCGAGGCTCCCGCCGAACAGGAACCGGCCATCGAAGAGCCTTCCACCGCACCGGCTGCCGAAACCGACGCACCCGTCGAACCGGTCGCCGCCGAGCCCGTGACCTCGTCGTCTGCGCCCCAGCCGATCTGGAGCGACCAGGGAGACGCGCCGTTCGACGATCACAAGGAAAAGATCCCGGCTGCGGCGCGCGTTGCCGTGCGGGATGAAGACGAGGGCGGCTCGGCTGCTTCCGAAACCCTTGAAATCGTCAAGACCATCGTCGTGGCCCTGGCCATCGCCTTCGTCCTGCGGGTGCTGCTGTTCCAGCCCTTCACCATCCCCTCGGCCTCGATGGAGCCGAACCTCTATGAGGGCGACTATATCGTCGTCTCCAAATGGACCTATGGCTACTCCAGGTTCTCGTCGGGCCTGCCGGTCAACCTGCCACTGGGCGATGACCGGGTTCTGGGCCGCGCGCCGAACCGCGGCGACATCGTCGTTTTCAAATTGCCGCGCGACGACAAGACCGACTACATCAAGCGGGTGATCGGCCTGCCCGGCGACAAGATCCAGATGATCGCCAACAAACTCTACATCAACGGCACGCCGGTTCAGGATGTGACCGTGGGCGCGGCAGAGGTCGCCGACGTCTTCGGCCCGCGTCCGGTGACGGAGGTCCGCGAGACCCTGCCCAACGGCAAGACCTTCATGACCCAGGACTTCGGTCCGGGCGGCGATCTGGACGACACGGGCGTCTATGAGGTTCCGGTCGGCTACTATTTCATGATGGGCGACAACCGCGACAACTCGATCGACAGCCGCGTGCAGCAATCCGCCGGTGTGGGCCTGGTGCCGGACGAGAATCTGGTCGGCAAGGCCGAGATCATCATGTTCTCCTGGTCGCCGGGTGCCTCGCTGTGGAACCCCGTCAGCTGGTTCCAGAACATCCGGTTGAGCCGCTTCTTCAAGATCCTCGACTGA